A single genomic interval of Luteolibacter yonseiensis harbors:
- a CDS encoding winged helix-turn-helix transcriptional regulator, with protein MPSGKPKFIPLSDRTNYHRFEDVIGCKWSSSVVAAVAQEIKRPGELERFIPGISTKVLNERLRKLVVFGVLVRTEHPGLPAHVDYDLTDSGRKLAALLDQVRQLNLDHPASP; from the coding sequence ATGCCATCCGGAAAGCCGAAGTTCATCCCGCTGAGCGACCGCACGAACTACCACCGCTTCGAGGATGTCATCGGCTGCAAGTGGAGCTCCTCCGTGGTCGCCGCCGTGGCGCAGGAAATCAAGCGTCCAGGAGAACTGGAACGCTTCATCCCCGGCATCTCCACCAAGGTGCTGAACGAACGCCTGCGCAAGCTCGTCGTCTTCGGCGTGCTGGTCCGCACGGAGCACCCCGGCCTCCCGGCCCATGTGGACTATGATCTGACGGATTCCGGCAGGAAACTCGCCGCGCTCCTCGACCAGGTGCGCCAGCTCAACCTCGACCACCCCGCCTCCCCATGA
- a CDS encoding metal-dependent hydrolase, translating into MHWITQAALGAIIGEMMMGRKLGKLALVWGALFGLVPELFELLVSPFLDTARELACGRGLGHSLIITGLGAWWAARGLEKVWKREKVSRSEAAFFVLAVWWAHVLVDGFTVEGVSFLWPVPGGRVAFGILHRTDFWFSGPLVVTAVWLACLPMEKPGKKRGRKTAPAPASKRRKLLAWGLGLSAGYALLAAGMQWRASAGFEADLARRGTKWVRRMESPTPFNIFLWRSVLDRGDEFQVGYRSVFEPADHPVRWTIYQKSTEAMAGVAELREMKTLAAATQGWWIARPHAKGAWIGDLRLPEARTWGSKKGMVDSRLASSWVVDATTKEDRLRRITPSAGTGGDYLERLLGRIFNNRDNWEANPRLAGVAGSLPEFLPVVE; encoded by the coding sequence GTGCATTGGATCACGCAGGCAGCTTTGGGGGCGATCATCGGCGAGATGATGATGGGCAGGAAGCTGGGAAAGCTCGCGTTGGTGTGGGGGGCGTTGTTCGGGTTGGTTCCCGAGCTGTTCGAGTTGCTGGTTTCTCCATTCCTGGATACGGCGCGGGAGCTGGCATGCGGGCGCGGGCTGGGCCATTCGCTGATCATCACCGGATTGGGCGCATGGTGGGCGGCGCGCGGACTGGAAAAGGTTTGGAAACGGGAGAAGGTCTCACGGTCCGAGGCGGCTTTTTTCGTGCTGGCGGTGTGGTGGGCGCATGTCCTGGTGGATGGGTTCACGGTGGAAGGCGTCTCGTTTTTATGGCCTGTTCCCGGCGGCCGGGTGGCGTTCGGCATCCTGCATCGGACGGACTTCTGGTTCTCCGGACCGCTGGTGGTCACCGCGGTGTGGCTCGCATGCCTGCCCATGGAAAAGCCGGGGAAAAAACGGGGCAGGAAAACAGCCCCCGCACCCGCATCGAAACGACGGAAGCTGCTGGCCTGGGGGCTGGGGTTGAGCGCGGGCTACGCCCTGCTGGCGGCGGGCATGCAGTGGCGTGCGTCGGCGGGATTCGAGGCGGACCTGGCACGGCGTGGAACGAAATGGGTGCGGCGCATGGAGTCCCCCACCCCGTTCAACATCTTCCTGTGGCGGTCCGTGCTGGACCGTGGCGACGAATTCCAGGTGGGTTACCGCAGCGTGTTCGAGCCTGCGGACCATCCGGTGCGGTGGACGATCTATCAAAAAAGCACGGAAGCCATGGCCGGCGTGGCGGAATTGCGCGAGATGAAGACACTCGCCGCCGCGACACAGGGCTGGTGGATCGCACGCCCCCACGCGAAGGGCGCGTGGATCGGGGACCTGCGCCTGCCGGAGGCCCGCACATGGGGCAGTAAAAAAGGGATGGTGGACAGCCGTCTCGCCTCGTCGTGGGTGGTGGACGCCACGACCAAGGAAGACCGGCTGCGGCGGATCACGCCATCGGCAGGGACGGGTGGAGATTACCTGGAGCGGTTGCTCGGCAGGATTTTCAACAATCGGGACAACTGGGAAGCCAATCCCCGGCTGGCCGGAGTGGCCGGGAGCCTGCCGGAATTCCTGCCGGTCGTCGAGTGA
- a CDS encoding TatD family hydrolase, which yields MPLWTDAHNHLQDPRLGDAAPVVAAMKAAGVARCIVNATREADWDAVETLSLAHPDFVAPAFGIHPWHAHTATPGWQDRLAGLLEKHPQASIGECGLDQWVSTPPLEIQRPVFIDQLRLGREMDRAVTIHCLKAWGELFEIFKEDPPPPRFLMHSFGGSIEIARRLIPLGAYFSFSGYFLQPRKSAVIEVFRQLPQDRILLETDAPDMLPPPEIISHPLPENHNHPANLAAIGEALAGSLGMSGEALAELTRGNAERCFFP from the coding sequence ATGCCACTCTGGACCGACGCCCACAACCACCTCCAGGATCCCCGGCTGGGCGATGCGGCTCCGGTCGTCGCGGCGATGAAGGCCGCCGGCGTGGCCCGCTGCATCGTCAACGCCACCCGCGAGGCCGACTGGGATGCGGTGGAGACCCTGTCCCTCGCGCATCCGGATTTCGTCGCGCCCGCTTTCGGCATCCATCCGTGGCACGCCCACACCGCCACTCCCGGCTGGCAGGATCGTCTGGCCGGGCTGTTGGAGAAACATCCGCAGGCGTCCATCGGCGAGTGCGGACTGGATCAGTGGGTTTCCACCCCACCGTTGGAAATCCAGCGGCCCGTCTTCATCGACCAGCTCCGCCTTGGCAGGGAGATGGATCGCGCCGTCACCATCCATTGCCTGAAGGCATGGGGCGAACTCTTCGAGATTTTCAAGGAGGATCCGCCTCCGCCGCGTTTCCTCATGCATTCCTTCGGCGGCAGCATCGAGATCGCCCGGCGTTTGATCCCGCTGGGGGCCTACTTTTCATTTTCCGGGTATTTCCTCCAACCTCGGAAATCCGCCGTGATCGAGGTTTTCCGCCAGCTTCCACAGGACCGCATCCTGCTGGAAACCGACGCCCCGGACATGCTTCCGCCGCCGGAGATCATCAGTCATCCGCTGCCGGAAAACCACAACCACCCGGCGAATCTGGCAGCCATCGGCGAGGCCTTGGCAGGATCATTGGGAATGTCCGGCGAAGCTCTGGCGGAACTGACCCGCGGAAATGCGGAACGGTGCTTTTTCCCGTGA
- a CDS encoding MAE_28990/MAE_18760 family HEPN-like nuclease, which produces MSKPYSIENLVQILADDRTWRIREIGELKTAIKRADPILRKVLLRGLITLCYAHWEGYVKAAASKYMEHITLKKLRFDQLDRQFTRNRFLPPLAAMNAKKGSFTERSLLIDEILDSNDKQFKRVHSDLINTQSNLNFKIFESICLVCGISSASFLEHETFIDLLLLKRRNSIAHGEDIMIDMSDLESVTTKTIELMRMFGDLLENHIVQDKFRSSSTTNP; this is translated from the coding sequence ATGAGCAAACCTTACAGCATTGAAAATCTCGTCCAAATCCTTGCCGATGATAGAACTTGGAGAATACGGGAAATCGGAGAATTGAAGACCGCTATCAAACGTGCTGACCCAATCCTAAGGAAAGTATTGCTACGCGGCCTTATAACTCTGTGCTATGCACATTGGGAGGGCTACGTAAAGGCGGCAGCATCCAAATACATGGAGCACATAACATTAAAAAAGCTTAGATTTGATCAACTTGATAGACAGTTTACCAGGAACCGATTTCTACCACCGCTTGCAGCAATGAACGCAAAAAAGGGCAGCTTTACGGAACGCAGCTTGCTCATAGACGAGATACTTGATTCGAACGACAAGCAATTCAAAAGGGTCCATTCCGATTTAATCAACACCCAATCCAATCTGAATTTTAAAATTTTCGAGTCGATTTGCTTAGTTTGTGGGATATCCAGCGCGAGTTTTTTGGAGCACGAAACATTCATCGACTTATTACTCCTCAAGCGACGCAACTCCATAGCTCACGGTGAGGATATAATGATCGACATGAGCGATTTAGAAAGCGTCACCACCAAAACAATTGAACTGATGCGGATGTTTGGCGACCTACTCGAAAATCATATTGTTCAAGACAAGTTCCGATCATCAAGCACAACCAACCCGTAA
- a CDS encoding DUF262 domain-containing protein, with protein sequence MSIGEIVSMYERDEITIDPDFQRLFRWEISQKSKLIESILLGIPLPSIFVFETAEGEWELIDGLQRISTIFEFMGILRDESGKLRTPSILDGTKYLPSLHNVVWEKSPEIAGDGIDESDQIALDKAAQLAIRRGRLGVEILKRPSDNQTKFDLFQRLNAGGTQANAQELRNCIMVMSNRHFFDAVRSASETRDFLEVMNVSKEQIRKQRNMEFAVRFLVHVNMPYDGKLDVEEYIDDGIVKLANKIPSIRAFNQITQTYKLLKDAAGKNALRKFTGSSHTGKVGLVGLEAIAVGVGKNLKRINNLPSPADFVRSRIEEFWSQPDLSKFTSLGLRGTTRIQRTVDFGKNWFAP encoded by the coding sequence ATGTCAATCGGCGAGATCGTCAGCATGTATGAAAGGGACGAGATCACAATCGATCCAGATTTCCAACGTTTATTCCGCTGGGAAATCAGCCAAAAATCCAAACTGATCGAATCAATTTTGTTAGGCATTCCTTTGCCCTCAATCTTTGTATTTGAAACAGCAGAAGGAGAATGGGAGCTTATCGATGGGCTTCAAAGAATTTCCACCATTTTCGAATTCATGGGCATTCTGCGTGATGAGAGCGGAAAATTGAGGACTCCCTCCATTCTGGACGGAACAAAATATCTCCCATCTCTTCACAATGTCGTCTGGGAGAAATCGCCTGAAATTGCAGGTGACGGCATAGATGAATCAGACCAAATAGCGCTCGACAAGGCCGCGCAGCTTGCTATTCGAAGAGGTCGACTTGGAGTGGAAATACTGAAGAGGCCGAGCGACAATCAAACAAAGTTCGACCTCTTCCAAAGGCTCAATGCTGGGGGAACTCAAGCAAACGCTCAAGAACTGCGCAACTGTATCATGGTAATGTCTAATCGACATTTTTTTGATGCAGTCAGAAGCGCTTCAGAGACGCGGGATTTCCTAGAAGTCATGAATGTATCAAAGGAACAAATTAGAAAACAAAGAAACATGGAGTTCGCGGTCCGCTTTCTTGTTCATGTTAATATGCCTTACGACGGAAAACTTGACGTGGAGGAATATATTGATGATGGAATTGTTAAATTAGCGAATAAGATTCCAAGCATTAGGGCATTTAACCAGATCACACAAACCTACAAACTACTGAAAGACGCCGCCGGAAAAAACGCGTTACGAAAATTCACCGGCTCATCTCATACTGGCAAAGTTGGCCTTGTAGGCTTAGAAGCGATCGCGGTCGGAGTCGGCAAGAATTTGAAAAGAATAAACAATCTGCCATCACCTGCCGACTTCGTTAGAAGCAGAATTGAAGAATTTTGGTCTCAGCCTGATTTATCGAAATTCACCTCCCTTGGATTACGGGGAACCACCCGAATCCAAAGGACTGTTGATTTCGGGAAAAACTGGTTCGCACCATGA
- a CDS encoding glycoside hydrolase family 2 TIM barrel-domain containing protein produces MNLPNRHRLFLISLLGITTAHAAETELLYLSGHGPKDAVPWDFTVTKGRRAGEATTIPVPSNWEQHGFGSYNYGESPGGKADEHGIYKTRFTVPENWKGRRVRIVFDGVMTDAAVKVNGKPAGPVHQGGFYRFRHDITKLLEPGKENVLEVDVSKCSADPLTERAERNADYWVFGGIFRPVFLEAVPEQRIEQVSVNATADGVFKANVDFGSLRESALLEARLYDAAGKPVGDVFSAEIPGGGASRVSVETKVPQPALWTAETPQLYTVKFALKKGGSDIHEVTQRFGFRTIEVRKGGGIFLNGERILLKGVCRHSFRPETARALDKESCYDDVRLLKSMNMNAVRMSHYPPDVAFLEACDELGLYVINELSGWQNAHGTEIGRKLVREMVTRDVNHPCTLFWDNGNEGGWNRELDGDFRLYDPQDRTVLHPWEAFNGVDTKHYPSFADLTKRLAGPNTVMPTEMIHGLFDGGAGAGLEDYWKAIAASPFGGGGFIWVLADEGIMRTDQENRIDVFSTYAPDGIVGPRHEKKGSYHTVRDVFSPVQVAAPVLDASFDGRLTVRNRYDFLSLEGCHFEWRLLRFPKASDRGGKEEVLGHGKLDAPGIPAGKDGDLQLALPADWRKSDALALVATDRNGQELWTWTWATPAQAGDGASQTEPSGKVAAVTGDAGISLTAGEVTASFDKDGRLANFSRDGKASSLCDGPRVVFARPAKGDIRWEDASLTAGPDGGMLWKPETPRMLNLLEIDLGLPRQINWAGFKLEISPDGEKWKTIYDATRRNNDGNGYEFPPQMVAAVRLSNFRQVDGGQPAVKRLRVAWQAERFPAAATSPPTVTTGADWLESVAADGSQRFRWTLAGSGDLRLDYSYTLDGEFTYHGITFDHAEDTFQSVKWLGEGPSRVWQNRLRGTTLGVYEKQRNDIQPGVSWDFPEFQGFFADMRWARFETSAGPLTVSSPQPGTYLRIGTPRISHPFTTVAFPAGDLSFMKAIPAIGSKFLTPANSGPSGQPAKVAGRQDGSLVFRLGE; encoded by the coding sequence ATGAATCTCCCGAACCGCCACCGACTGTTTCTCATCTCCCTGCTCGGGATAACCACCGCCCACGCGGCGGAGACGGAGCTGCTCTATCTCTCCGGCCATGGTCCCAAGGATGCGGTGCCGTGGGACTTCACCGTGACGAAGGGTCGGCGCGCCGGAGAGGCCACGACCATTCCGGTACCGTCCAACTGGGAGCAACATGGCTTCGGTTCATACAATTATGGCGAGAGCCCGGGCGGAAAGGCGGACGAGCACGGCATCTACAAGACCCGCTTCACCGTGCCGGAAAACTGGAAGGGACGGCGCGTCCGCATCGTGTTCGACGGGGTGATGACGGACGCCGCGGTGAAGGTGAACGGAAAACCGGCGGGGCCGGTGCATCAGGGCGGGTTCTACCGGTTCCGCCATGACATCACCAAGCTGTTGGAACCCGGGAAGGAGAATGTCCTGGAGGTGGATGTCTCGAAATGTTCGGCGGACCCGCTGACGGAACGCGCGGAACGGAACGCGGACTATTGGGTGTTCGGCGGGATCTTCCGCCCGGTGTTCCTGGAGGCGGTGCCGGAGCAGCGCATCGAACAGGTGTCGGTGAACGCGACGGCGGACGGGGTGTTCAAGGCGAACGTGGATTTCGGAAGCCTGCGGGAGTCCGCCCTGCTCGAGGCGCGGCTCTACGATGCGGCGGGCAAGCCGGTGGGGGATGTTTTCTCGGCTGAGATTCCGGGAGGCGGTGCCAGCCGGGTGAGCGTGGAGACAAAGGTCCCGCAGCCCGCGCTGTGGACGGCTGAGACGCCGCAGCTTTACACCGTGAAGTTCGCGTTGAAGAAGGGGGGCTCCGACATTCATGAAGTCACCCAGCGCTTCGGTTTCCGCACCATCGAGGTGAGGAAGGGCGGCGGGATTTTTCTCAATGGCGAACGCATCCTGCTCAAGGGAGTCTGCCGCCACAGCTTCCGTCCGGAAACGGCGCGCGCCCTCGACAAGGAGTCCTGCTACGACGACGTGCGGCTGCTGAAATCCATGAACATGAACGCGGTCCGGATGAGCCACTATCCGCCGGATGTGGCGTTTCTGGAAGCCTGCGACGAACTCGGATTGTATGTCATCAACGAGCTCAGCGGCTGGCAGAACGCGCATGGCACGGAGATCGGCCGCAAGCTGGTCCGCGAGATGGTGACGCGGGATGTGAACCACCCGTGCACGCTCTTCTGGGACAATGGCAACGAAGGCGGCTGGAACCGCGAATTGGACGGGGACTTCCGGCTTTACGATCCCCAGGACCGCACCGTGCTGCATCCGTGGGAGGCCTTCAATGGCGTGGACACGAAGCACTACCCATCGTTCGCGGACCTGACAAAACGCCTCGCCGGTCCGAACACGGTGATGCCGACGGAAATGATCCACGGTCTCTTCGACGGCGGCGCGGGTGCGGGACTGGAGGATTACTGGAAGGCCATCGCCGCGTCACCATTCGGCGGCGGAGGTTTCATCTGGGTGCTGGCGGACGAGGGCATCATGCGGACGGACCAGGAAAACCGCATCGATGTCTTCAGCACCTACGCGCCGGACGGCATCGTGGGGCCTCGCCATGAGAAGAAGGGGAGCTATCATACCGTGCGCGATGTCTTTTCGCCCGTCCAGGTAGCCGCACCGGTGCTGGATGCCTCGTTCGATGGCAGGCTCACGGTGAGGAACCGCTATGATTTCCTCTCCCTCGAGGGCTGTCATTTCGAGTGGCGGTTGTTGCGTTTTCCCAAGGCGTCCGACCGTGGTGGCAAGGAGGAGGTCCTGGGTCATGGGAAGCTGGACGCTCCCGGGATTCCCGCTGGGAAAGACGGCGACCTTCAACTGGCCCTGCCCGCCGACTGGCGGAAATCCGATGCGCTCGCGCTGGTGGCCACGGACAGGAACGGCCAGGAGTTATGGACGTGGACATGGGCGACGCCCGCGCAGGCCGGGGATGGCGCTTCCCAAACGGAGCCATCAGGAAAGGTCGCCGCCGTCACCGGGGACGCCGGAATTTCGCTCACTGCGGGTGAGGTGACCGCGTCGTTCGACAAGGACGGCCGGCTCGCCAATTTCAGCCGGGACGGCAAGGCCTCGTCGCTGTGCGACGGACCGCGCGTGGTGTTCGCAAGACCCGCGAAGGGAGACATCCGGTGGGAGGATGCCAGTCTCACCGCCGGACCGGACGGTGGGATGCTATGGAAACCGGAGACTCCCCGGATGCTGAATCTTCTTGAGATCGATCTGGGTCTTCCGAGGCAGATCAACTGGGCGGGATTCAAGTTGGAAATCTCACCCGATGGCGAAAAGTGGAAGACCATCTACGATGCCACACGCCGCAACAACGACGGCAATGGCTACGAGTTCCCGCCGCAGATGGTGGCGGCCGTGAGGCTTTCTAACTTCCGTCAGGTGGACGGCGGACAACCTGCGGTCAAGCGGCTGCGCGTGGCCTGGCAGGCGGAACGGTTCCCCGCCGCCGCGACCTCGCCTCCGACGGTGACCACCGGTGCGGACTGGCTGGAAAGCGTCGCGGCGGATGGTTCGCAGCGTTTCCGCTGGACGTTGGCGGGATCGGGAGACCTCCGGCTGGACTACTCCTACACGCTCGACGGCGAGTTCACCTATCATGGCATCACCTTCGATCACGCGGAAGACACCTTCCAATCCGTGAAATGGCTCGGGGAAGGGCCCAGCCGTGTCTGGCAGAACCGCCTGCGCGGCACGACACTGGGCGTGTATGAAAAGCAACGGAACGACATCCAGCCGGGCGTGTCGTGGGATTTTCCCGAATTCCAAGGCTTCTTCGCCGACATGCGCTGGGCGCGGTTCGAGACATCGGCGGGGCCGCTCACGGTTTCCAGCCCGCAGCCCGGGACCTATCTCCGCATCGGCACCCCGAGGATCAGCCACCCGTTCACGACCGTGGCGTTTCCGGCAGGGGATCTTTCATTCATGAAGGCGATCCCGGCGATCGGTTCGAAGTTCCTCACACCCGCGAACTCCGGCCCCTCCGGCCAACCCGCGAAGGTGGCGGGGCGGCAGGACGGTTCGCTGGTGTTCCGCTTGGGCGAGTGA
- a CDS encoding outer membrane lipoprotein-sorting protein produces MNFKSFFPAAALAISLVASASAQQPSAQQILEGARISATLTKLDEGLSGNLKKSGANVPITLFLKGKDIQFQFSENKGPWRIFHMRIGDENFNLFEIINGKTTEFPADKIVQPIAGTDLTYEDLALRFFYWPNPKLEGTEDVGGQPCYKLRVDKPKGASGRYEVVYVWVHTKFGAFMRIRGHDKNGGLVKEFQVEDVMKVADNVWTLRKMQVATCDPNNGGRRLSITDVAFDSPKKVAPRGVR; encoded by the coding sequence ATGAATTTCAAATCATTCTTTCCTGCCGCGGCGCTCGCCATCTCGCTCGTCGCCAGCGCTTCCGCCCAGCAGCCGTCCGCGCAGCAGATCCTCGAAGGGGCCCGCATCTCCGCCACCCTCACCAAGCTCGACGAGGGACTCAGCGGAAATCTCAAAAAAAGCGGTGCGAACGTTCCCATCACCCTCTTTCTCAAAGGCAAGGACATCCAGTTCCAGTTTTCCGAAAACAAGGGTCCCTGGCGGATCTTCCACATGCGGATCGGCGATGAGAATTTCAACCTGTTCGAAATCATCAACGGCAAGACCACCGAGTTTCCCGCGGACAAGATCGTCCAGCCCATCGCCGGGACGGATCTCACCTACGAGGACCTCGCCCTGCGCTTCTTCTATTGGCCGAATCCCAAACTCGAAGGCACGGAGGACGTCGGCGGACAACCGTGTTACAAGCTGCGGGTGGACAAGCCGAAAGGAGCCTCCGGCCGCTACGAGGTGGTCTACGTCTGGGTCCACACCAAGTTCGGAGCCTTCATGCGCATCCGCGGCCATGACAAGAACGGCGGACTGGTGAAGGAATTCCAGGTCGAGGACGTGATGAAGGTCGCGGACAACGTCTGGACCCTCCGCAAGATGCAGGTGGCCACCTGCGACCCGAACAACGGAGGCCGCAGGCTTTCCATCACGGATGTCGCCTTCGACAGCCCGAAAAAGGTGGCACCGCGCGGGGTGAGATGA
- a CDS encoding 2-dehydropantoate 2-reductase produces MSWTFESVAIVGSGAIGLYYGGRLAQAGEDVRFLMRSDYEAVSEKGLTIGSVHGDFRLPQVRACRTPQEIGPVDLVIVAWKATANHQLAEILPPLLHAGTQVLTLQNGLGNCEALAEIVGAERVLGALCFVCINRLSPGLVSHTAGGRITVGEMKPDDAGRAAEIEKRFKAAGIQAFAVENLEKSQWEKLVWNIPFNGLSVAEGGVTTDVLLDSPETEGEMRALMTEVITAANAQGLGLGRELIDFNIDRTRPMGPYRTSSMIDFVEGREVEVAPIWEEPLRRATAAGVEMPRLTELLGRIRGRLAETT; encoded by the coding sequence ATGAGCTGGACATTTGAAAGCGTCGCGATTGTCGGGTCGGGAGCCATCGGACTTTATTACGGAGGCCGGCTCGCGCAGGCGGGTGAGGACGTGCGTTTCCTCATGCGCTCGGATTACGAGGCGGTTTCAGAAAAAGGCCTCACGATCGGGAGCGTGCATGGGGACTTCCGCCTTCCTCAGGTGCGGGCCTGCCGCACGCCGCAGGAAATCGGGCCGGTGGACCTGGTCATCGTGGCCTGGAAGGCGACGGCGAACCATCAGCTTGCGGAAATCCTGCCACCGCTGCTGCACGCGGGCACCCAGGTGCTGACCTTGCAGAACGGACTGGGAAACTGCGAGGCGCTGGCGGAAATCGTCGGGGCGGAGCGGGTGCTGGGAGCCCTTTGTTTCGTCTGCATCAACCGGCTTTCCCCGGGACTCGTCAGCCACACGGCGGGCGGACGGATCACCGTCGGCGAGATGAAGCCGGACGATGCGGGGCGGGCGGCGGAAATCGAAAAACGCTTCAAGGCCGCGGGGATCCAGGCCTTCGCCGTGGAGAATCTGGAAAAATCCCAGTGGGAGAAACTCGTTTGGAACATCCCCTTCAACGGACTTTCCGTGGCGGAGGGTGGGGTGACCACGGATGTCCTGCTGGACTCTCCCGAAACGGAAGGTGAGATGCGCGCCCTGATGACGGAGGTCATCACCGCCGCAAACGCCCAAGGGCTGGGATTGGGCCGGGAACTCATCGATTTCAATATCGACCGCACCCGGCCGATGGGACCTTACCGGACCTCCAGCATGATCGACTTCGTCGAAGGCCGCGAGGTCGAGGTCGCTCCGATCTGGGAGGAACCGCTGCGCCGCGCCACCGCCGCCGGAGTGGAGATGCCTCGCCTGACGGAACTGCTGGGCAGGATACGCGGGCGGCTGGCTGAAACGACTTGA
- a CDS encoding PIN domain-containing protein, which produces MLLYLDCCCLNRPYDDLSQMRVRLEAEAVEWILEESRSGRFEIVTSDYLIFELGRNPDLVKRHHTLEMTRYSSLHVPASQSLSDRALKIQSLGMTPLDALHIAVAEEVRCDFLVTTDDRLLKKSARQQDYLMVKLLNPVDLVAFP; this is translated from the coding sequence ATGCTGCTCTACTTGGATTGTTGTTGTCTAAATCGTCCTTACGACGATCTCTCCCAGATGAGGGTGAGACTGGAAGCGGAGGCGGTGGAGTGGATTTTGGAAGAGTCGCGATCCGGTAGGTTCGAAATCGTGACGAGCGATTATCTGATTTTTGAGCTAGGCCGGAATCCGGACCTCGTCAAACGGCATCATACTTTGGAAATGACCCGTTATTCATCCCTTCATGTTCCGGCATCACAGTCTTTGTCTGACAGGGCTTTGAAAATTCAGAGTTTGGGAATGACTCCACTGGATGCCCTCCACATCGCGGTCGCCGAAGAGGTAAGATGTGATTTTTTGGTGACCACGGACGATCGATTGCTCAAAAAATCAGCAAGACAACAGGATTATCTGATGGTAAAACTGCTCAACCCGGTCGATCTCGTCGCATTTCCATGA